One region of Ornithinibacter aureus genomic DNA includes:
- the pdhA gene encoding pyruvate dehydrogenase (acetyl-transferring) E1 component subunit alpha: MSDNVVAPLETAFGVDHHVSRATAPENPVRLVQDGGPEMVQLLNPEGERVSHPEHDAVVDALSDEELRGFYRDLVLIRRFDAEATALQRQGELGLWASLLGQEAAQVGSGRALRPQDYAFPTYREHGVAWCRGVDPVNLLGMFRGVNHGGWDPNEKNFHLYTIIIGAQTLHATGYAMGIQRDGAVGTGDDERDAAVIAYFGDGATSQGDVSEALVFAGVNNSPVVFFCQNNQWAISEPNEKQTRAPLWHRARGFGFPGIRVDGNDVLAVYAVTKAALDAARTGQGPTFIEAYTYRMGAHTTSDDPTKYRVSAEVEVWKHRDPIERFKRWLLTTGRADAAFFDATDAESDALGTSVRERCLSMPEPPGTDMFDHVYATPHPVMERERAEFAAYQASFVEAQA; this comes from the coding sequence GTGAGCGACAACGTCGTCGCCCCCCTCGAGACCGCGTTCGGCGTGGACCACCACGTCAGCCGCGCGACCGCCCCCGAGAACCCCGTCCGCCTCGTGCAGGACGGTGGCCCCGAGATGGTGCAGCTGCTCAATCCCGAAGGGGAACGGGTCTCGCACCCCGAGCACGACGCCGTCGTCGACGCCCTGAGCGACGAGGAGCTGCGTGGGTTCTACCGCGACCTCGTGCTGATCCGGCGCTTCGACGCCGAGGCCACCGCGCTCCAGCGGCAGGGCGAGCTGGGCCTGTGGGCGAGCCTGCTCGGGCAGGAGGCCGCCCAGGTCGGCTCCGGCCGCGCGCTGCGCCCCCAGGACTACGCCTTCCCGACCTACCGCGAGCACGGCGTCGCGTGGTGCCGCGGCGTCGACCCGGTGAACCTGCTCGGCATGTTCCGCGGGGTGAACCACGGCGGGTGGGACCCCAACGAGAAGAACTTCCACCTCTACACGATCATCATCGGCGCGCAGACCCTGCACGCCACCGGCTACGCCATGGGGATCCAGCGTGACGGCGCCGTCGGCACCGGCGACGACGAGCGCGACGCCGCCGTCATCGCCTACTTCGGCGACGGGGCCACCAGCCAGGGCGACGTGTCCGAGGCCCTCGTCTTCGCCGGCGTCAACAACAGCCCGGTCGTCTTCTTCTGCCAGAACAACCAGTGGGCCATCTCCGAGCCGAACGAGAAGCAGACCCGGGCGCCGCTCTGGCACCGGGCGCGCGGGTTCGGTTTCCCCGGCATCCGGGTCGACGGCAACGACGTCCTCGCCGTGTATGCCGTGACCAAGGCGGCGCTGGATGCCGCGCGCACCGGCCAGGGTCCGACGTTCATCGAGGCCTACACCTACCGGATGGGCGCCCACACCACCTCCGACGACCCGACGAAGTACCGCGTCAGCGCCGAGGTCGAGGTGTGGAAGCACCGTGACCCGATCGAGCGCTTCAAGCGGTGGCTGCTCACCACCGGCCGCGCCGACGCCGCGTTCTTCGACGCCACCGACGCCGAGTCCGACGCCCTCGGCACCTCGGTGCGAGAACGGTGCCTGTCGATGCCCGAGCCCCCCGGAACCGACATGTTCGACCACGTCTACGCCACACCGCACCCCGTCATGGAGCGCGAGCGCGCCGAGTTCGCCGCCTACCAGGCTTCCTTCGTGGAGGCGCAGGCATGA
- a CDS encoding alpha-ketoacid dehydrogenase subunit beta, translating into MSTAATKPTTIAKGITSGLRAAMERDPKVVLMGEDIGKLGGVFRVTEGLQKDFGEDRVIDTPLAEAGILGTAIGMALRGYRPVIEIQFDGFVYPAFDHIVSQVAKLHARSLGFVKMPLVIRIPFGGGIGAVEHHSESNEAYFAHTAGLRVVAVSNPHDAHWMIQQAIETDDPVVFYEPKRRYWDKGEVGDGPSGSLGSARVLREGTDVTLLAYGPMVKTCLQAAEAAAEEGRNLEVIDLRSLSPLDEGTILASARKTGRVVVVHEASTFLGMGSEISALITERAFHHLEAPVLRVGGYNVPYPPSRIEEEFLPDLDRVLDAVDRSLAY; encoded by the coding sequence ATGAGCACCGCAGCCACCAAGCCCACGACCATCGCCAAGGGCATCACGAGCGGTCTGCGGGCCGCCATGGAGCGCGACCCCAAGGTCGTGCTCATGGGTGAGGACATCGGCAAGCTCGGCGGGGTCTTCCGCGTCACCGAGGGCCTGCAGAAGGACTTCGGCGAGGACCGGGTCATCGACACCCCGCTGGCCGAGGCCGGCATCCTCGGCACGGCCATCGGCATGGCCCTGCGCGGCTACCGCCCCGTCATCGAGATCCAGTTCGACGGGTTCGTCTACCCGGCCTTCGACCACATCGTCAGCCAGGTCGCGAAGCTGCACGCGCGCTCCCTCGGCTTCGTGAAGATGCCGCTCGTCATCCGCATCCCGTTCGGCGGCGGCATCGGCGCGGTCGAGCACCACAGCGAGTCCAACGAGGCCTACTTCGCCCACACGGCGGGGCTGCGCGTCGTCGCCGTCTCCAACCCGCACGACGCCCACTGGATGATCCAGCAGGCCATCGAGACCGACGACCCCGTCGTGTTCTACGAACCCAAGCGCCGCTACTGGGACAAGGGTGAGGTCGGCGACGGGCCCTCCGGGTCGCTCGGCTCGGCGCGCGTGCTGCGCGAGGGCACCGACGTCACGCTGCTGGCCTACGGCCCCATGGTCAAGACGTGCCTCCAGGCCGCCGAGGCCGCGGCCGAAGAGGGGCGCAACCTCGAGGTCATCGACCTGCGCTCGCTCTCGCCGCTCGACGAGGGCACGATCCTGGCCTCGGCCCGCAAGACCGGCCGGGTCGTCGTCGTCCACGAGGCATCGACGTTCCTCGGCATGGGGTCGGAGATCTCGGCGCTCATCACCGAGCGGGCCTTCCACCACCTCGAGGCCCCGGTCCTGCGCGTCGGCGGCTACAACGTGCCCTACCCGCCCAGCCGCATCGAGGAAGAGTTCCTCCCCGACCTCGACCGCGTGCTCGACGCCGTCGACCGCTCCCTCGCGTACTGA
- the hisC gene encoding histidinol-phosphate transaminase: protein MSEDVVTLRSALAKLPAYTPGKPASAPPGVTAYKISSNENPFPPLPSVLDAVQAAAGEMNRYPDMGVTELTATLAARLDVPPDRLAFGPGSVGVLGQLIAATCDAGDEVVFAWRSFEAYPILVTLAGAVPVQVPLGPGDRHDLEAMADAITERTRLVLVCTPNNPTGTTVTDAELELFLERVPRDVVVVIDEAYLEFVTAPDAPDAVAVHRSRPNVVVLRTFSKAYGLAGLRVGYAVAHEPVALALRQAAIPFGVNSLAQVAAVASLTASDELKVRVKELVAERERVLAALAEQGWELSDSQANFVWFGLGEDTAAFAAACQDAGLTVRPYGTDGARATIAEREANDRLIEVAGSFLAARRA, encoded by the coding sequence ATGAGTGAGGACGTCGTGACCCTGCGATCCGCCCTGGCCAAGCTGCCGGCCTACACCCCGGGCAAGCCCGCCTCCGCCCCGCCGGGAGTCACCGCCTACAAGATCAGCAGCAACGAGAACCCGTTCCCGCCGCTGCCCTCGGTGCTCGACGCCGTGCAGGCTGCCGCGGGCGAGATGAACCGCTACCCCGACATGGGCGTCACCGAGCTGACCGCGACGCTCGCGGCCCGCCTCGACGTTCCCCCCGATCGGCTGGCCTTCGGCCCGGGTTCGGTCGGTGTCCTCGGTCAGCTCATCGCGGCGACCTGCGACGCCGGCGACGAGGTCGTCTTCGCGTGGCGCTCCTTCGAGGCGTACCCCATCCTGGTGACCTTGGCCGGGGCGGTGCCGGTGCAGGTGCCGCTGGGCCCCGGCGACCGGCACGACCTCGAGGCGATGGCCGACGCGATCACCGAGCGCACCCGCCTCGTGCTCGTCTGCACGCCGAACAACCCGACCGGCACCACCGTCACCGACGCCGAGCTCGAGCTGTTCCTCGAGCGGGTGCCGCGGGACGTCGTCGTGGTGATCGACGAGGCGTACCTCGAGTTCGTCACCGCGCCCGATGCCCCGGATGCCGTCGCCGTCCACCGCTCGCGGCCCAACGTCGTCGTCCTGCGCACCTTCTCCAAGGCCTATGGCCTCGCCGGGCTGCGGGTCGGCTACGCCGTGGCCCACGAGCCGGTGGCGCTGGCGCTGCGGCAGGCCGCGATCCCGTTCGGGGTGAACTCGTTGGCACAGGTCGCCGCGGTGGCGTCGCTCACGGCATCCGACGAACTCAAGGTGCGGGTCAAGGAGCTCGTGGCCGAACGCGAACGGGTGCTGGCGGCGCTGGCCGAGCAGGGGTGGGAGCTCTCGGACTCGCAGGCGAACTTCGTGTGGTTCGGGCTGGGTGAGGACACGGCGGCCTTCGCCGCGGCCTGTCAGGATGCCGGGCTGACGGTGCGCCCGTACGGCACCGACGGGGCCCGCGCCACGATCGCCGAGCGTGAGGCCAACGACCGGCTCATCGAGGTGGCCGGGTCCTTCCTGGCTGCCCGCCGCGCCTGA